GACCTTCACCGAAGCCGTGAACATGGTGCGAAACCGCGCCGAGGCCGCCGCCGAGCCCTGCGGCAGCATTCCCCTGCCCGGGCGCGATGAGAAGGTGCAGCTGTACCGGGTGACGCGCGCGACGGAGGGCTCGCCGTTCGGCGCGGCGCTGGGCCTCCCCGACTCCGGGACGAAGCCGTCACCGCTGGCGGGCCTGCTCACGAAGGCGAGCCAGGGCCTGGCCTTCCTGCGTCAGCGTCCGCGCGCGATGGCTGGCGCCGTGGGAGCCCTGGTGCTGCTGCTGGGAGCAGGCGTCGCATGGACGGTGCACGCGAATGATCCGCTGGTGCAGGCACGCGCGCTGCTGGACGACGGCAAGCCCAAAGAAGCGCTCCAGCGGTTGAATGCGCCAGACGTACCGAAGAGCCCGGAGACGACGCTGCTGCGCGCGGCGGTGAAGCACGCGCTGAACAAGCACGAAGACGAGCACAGCCTCATCCAAAGCCTGAAGGACGACCCGAGGGAGCCCGAAGTGGCCCTCCTGGATGGGCTGGCCGAGGACTTCGGGGACAACGAGAAGGACCTCTCCGCGCGCCAGGCCCTGGATGCGCTGCCGGCCGCCACGGTGAAATCCCGCCTGACGTCCCTGGCTCGAGGAGAGCCCTCGACGAAGCAGTGGGGGGCGCTGCGCTATCTGGACACGCCGAAGGACGGCGCGGACCTGAATCTGGTGGGGCTCTACTCCGCGTCGTTGGCGTCCAGCGACTGCGGCGTGCGCACGAAGGCCGCCGTGCGACTCTCGGACCTGGGCAGCCTCGACGCCCTGCCCGCCCTCACGCGCGCGGCGGAGCAGGCCTCCCGGGAGAAGCAGTCCGGCGGAGGCAAGGCCTGCAACCCGCAGGTGTTCAAGCGGGCCATCGAAGAGCTGAAGAAGAAGTCCGCGCCGTAGCGTGGCTCCAAGGACGCGCGTGTGTCACGCAGGCCGCGCGCTCCATGCGGATCCGCTGTGCATCCATCTTGCACTCGCGGCGGGCCTCCCATGCGTTCCCCCCTCTGGAGCCTCATGAATCCACTGCGCTGCGGTCCCCTCCTGTTCCTCCTCACGGCCTGTGCCTCCACGCCCTCCGTGCCTCCTCCCCTTTCTCAGCAGGAGGAGTTCGTGCTCGCGAAGGACGTGCGGGTGCGGCGCATGGCGCCTGGCGTGTGGATGCATGTCACGGAAGCGGGCGGGGACTGGGCGGGTGTGACCGCGAACGGGCTCCTCGTGGAGGACGGTGACGCGTCCATCCTCGTCGACACCGGCTGGACGCCGGAGCACGCCCAAGCGCTGCTCACCTGGGCCCGCGACACGCTCCACCATCCGGTGCGCGCCGCGGTGGTGACGCACTTCCACCTCGACCGGACCGGCGGCATCCCCACGCTCGACGCGCAGGGCATCCCCGTCCACGCTCGCGAGGACACGGCGCTGCGCGCGGGCAAGCAGGGCAACCCCGTTCCCACGAAGCGGCTGGCGGACGCGCAGGACTTCGGGCCGCTGTCGGTGTTCTTCCCCGGCGCGGGGCACTCGCCCGACAACCTGGTCGTCATGCACCCGGCGTCAGGCATCCTCTATGGCGGCTGCTTCATCAAGGACGCCCACGCGAAGCACCTGGGCAATCTCGAGGACGCGGATGTCGCCGCGTGGCCTGGAAGCATCCAGCGCGAGCGCGAGCACTTCCCCAACGCCCGCATCATCATCCCCGGCCACGAGCAGCCCGGCGGACCGGAGCTGCTCGACTACACCGAGGCCCTGCTGAAGAAGGCCTCGAAGGGATAGAGCGCGGTGCTTCAGTCGTCCCGGCGCGCGTGGCCCTTCTTCTTGCCACGCCCCGGGCCGTCCCAGTCGTCGTCCCAGTCGCGGCCCTTGTCCTTCACCTTGTCGTTCACCTTGATGAGGTTGCGCGAGTACGCGTCGTAGTCCAGGTGCAGGTGGCCCTTCTCGCCCCGGCCATTCACGCGGAACTTCACCTTCCACACGTCCTTGCCGGTGAGGTGCGCCTCCTGCAGGTCGCAGTGGTAGCCGCGCGCACGGCACTGGTCGAACCCGCGCCGCACGGCTTCGTCGTAGTTCATCGCCACGGGACGCGACGGCGGCGGGGGCCTCGGGTGCGGACGCGAAGGACGCGTCTCCGCCACGATGCAGCCGGACGACAGCAACAGGCTTCCCAGCAGAAGGGGCAGTCTCATGCGCGAGATGACGCCACACCCGCGCATGGATTCAAACGCGCTCGCCGTGCGAGCCGTGCGACTGCCGTGAGACTACAAACCTCCAGGTGAAGCGAACGCGACGAAGAGCTCACCCGCGAGGTACGCGCGCATCCCCTTGCTCGCCGGTCGGATGAAATCGTTGAGCAGCGCACCGGAGTTCAGCTTGTGCACCGTGGGGCGCGCCAGGTTCATGCGGCTGCGCGCCACGCCCTTGCCGCCCCGGTGGATGAACGTCACGGTGCCGTCTGGCGCCACGGACTCCACGACCGCGATGTGCGTCATGCCGTCGTTGCGCTTGCCGTCGCGGTTGCGGTCGTACGTTTCCTTGAAGAACGCCAGGTCGCCCGGACGCGGGTTCAGCCGGTGCACCGCGCCCGCGGCCTGCGCGCGACGGAAGATGCCCGTCACCGCGTTCTCTCCCGCGAGGAAGCCGTGCGCCACCAGGTCGATGCCGGCCTGCAGGTACGCCAGCCGCACCAGCCCCGAACAGTCATTGGGCACCGAGCGGTCCAAGCGACGCGCGCCCACCAGCTGCGCCGCGCGCGCCACGATGCCGCGCGCCAGCTTCGACGGCGGCGGCAGCAGCTCGTCCCAGAAGCCGCCCGGCCCCTGCGTGGGCCCGGTGAAGAGCGCCGCGGCCTCCAGCGCCGCCGCGATGACACCCGCCTCCTCCGGCGCCGGGTGCGGATCCGCCTCCAGCAGCGCCGCCAGTCCCGCGCTGCCCTCCGGCATCACGAAGGCCAGCGGCGGAGGCGCTTCCGCCTTCACGCCCAGTGCCCCGGCCGCCCCTACCGACGCGACGCTTGGGGCATCAACGGAGGGCCGCGCGACGGGCGCGACCGGAAGTTCCACCGCCATGCGAGGCGCGGCGTCCGGGACGTGCGCACAACCCACCAGGCAGCCCAGCGACATCAGGGTGACGAGCGACGAACGGCGCAGCAGCAACAAGTCCTCCGGGGGTGAACGCGGGCGCATTCAACCCCGGAATCGTTTTACGTCAAACAGCGATCATCCCTCCCAGGTCGCGAGCAGGTCGCGCACCCGCGCGTACTTCTGGAGCAGGGCTGCGCGGTGGGCGCTGAGCACCACCATGAATCCCACCACGAGCAGTCCCAGCATCGACAGGAACAGCGCGCCGATGCGGTGGTCGCGCATGCCGAAGCGCACCAGGTTGGCGGCCACCGCCGTCACCAGGAACGCCGAGCCCAGGTACACATAGGAGCGGATCCGCAGCGCGATGCCCGCCCCCACGCCCACCAGGCAGAGGAACACGCACAGGAGCATCGCCTCGCCGTCGTTGAAGAGCAGCGGCTTCCACGCGCCCGCCACGTAGATGCCCGTCACCGCCAGGGCGCGCAGCTGCGCGTAGGCGTCCTGGGACAGGGACTTGCGGAAGACGCGCAGGAGCAGGAGCAGGGAGAGGCCCGCGGGGATGACGTAGTACTGCGGCTCGCCGGAGCCGGTGCCCAGCCACACGAGGTACAGCGCCGTGTTGAAGGCGGCGACGGACATCGTCGACGCGGCGCCCCGCTGCTTCGTGAACGCCCCGAGCGCCGCGAAGTGCGCCGCGTAGCCCACGAGCAGCGCCACCGCGATGAACGGCTGGCTCCACGGCACCGTCAACAGGCCCGCCAGAGGGAAGAGCCACGCGCCCACCACGGCGGGACGGCGGAAGGCCTTGAGGCCCGAGCCCTCGCGCCGCACGAAGAGGTACAGGCCGATGAAGACCGCGCCGCCCATGATGGACACCAGGCTGTCCGCGGCGTCGGGCCTCGCGTTCAGGCCGATGAAGCGCACGCAGAAGTAGCCCATCGCCACCGCCGCCTGCGCGAGCCACGCCGCGCCTTCGTCCTCCTCGCGTGCCGCGTGGCGAACCAGGGCGAACAGCAGGAACACCAGCCCGCCGCACGCCACCCACGCCTCGCGCGCCGCGCCGCCCGGCATGCGCACCGACAGCACCGCGAACAGGACCTCCGTGAGGGCGATGATGGAGAACGCCCGCCCCATGCGCCCGCGCACCGCCTTGCCCGCCACCGACAGCACCAGCGTGGCGAGCAGCGCCGTCGCGGCGCCGAAGTACGGGAGGAGGAACTGCGCGCCCCGGCCCGTGGAGTGCGTCGCGCCGTAGTGCACGAGGAAGGCGTGCACTGCGAAGAGGGACGCCAGCCACCCCACCCACTCGCGGTCGCGGCGGCGCAGCACCACCACCCACGCCGTGGCCCAACCGAAGAACACGCACAGCGGCATGCCCGGGTGCTTCAGCGAACGCAGGCCCGCGAGAGACAGCAGCGCCAGCATCGCGCCACCGTTGTGCAGCGCCGCGCCCACCTCCACGCCGCGCTTGTCCAGCGCGAAGCCGACGACGGCCAGCAGCAGGCCCGTGCCCGCCACCACCGCGGGCGCCCACAGCGGGGGCACGGCGGCGACCAGCACCAGGCCCAGCAGCGCCGTGGCGGCGTTCATCATCAGGCGCTCGCGCGTCACCATCAGCGTCAGCGACGCGGCGCCCGCGACCAGCGCCACGGACAGGGGCAGCTCGCCCGGGCCCGCGTCCAACAGCCGCAGGCCCACGAGCAGCGCCACGGTGCCAGCGCCGCCGGCCCACAGCGGCTCGCTCCAGGTGCCCTCGATGCCGGGCGTCAGGCGCGCGGTGACGTTCGTCAGCGTGCGCTGCACGGCGCCGGACTGGCACAGCGCGGACAGCAGCGCGGAGGCCAGGCCCACCAGTGCGACGAGCACGGCGCCTTCCGGACGCCACATCCCCACCGGGAAGGCCTCCGTCTGGCCCAGCGGCGCGAGCGCGAACACCGCCACCGCCGCCGTGAGCAGCCAGCGCTGCGACAGCAGGAACGCGGACACCAGCACCACCGCGCCCAGCACGGCCAGCGCGCCAGGAGTCGGCGACATCAGCGTGGACATCGCCGCGATCGCCAGGGCCGAAGCCGTGGCGCAGGTGCGCAGCGCCGCGTCACGCGGGCCGCGGAAGAAGGCGGCCAGGGCCTGAGGTGCGTGGTGATCCGCCAGCGCCAGGGCCAGCAACAGGCCGGTGGCCCAGGGCCGCGCCGCCGGGATGAACATCAGGATTCCGGACGCGGCGATGACTCGGACGGAAGGCAGCGGGCCCGTCATGGGCACCAGCGCGATGGCGCAGAAGAGGGCCGTGCGCTGGCTCAGCTCCTGTTCCGGGACCAGCAGCGCCAGTCCACCCAGGCACGCGAGCGCCACCTGCATGCTCGTCGACAGCGCGTGGCGTGGGCCCTCCTCCCGCGAGCGCAGGAGCAGCGAGGCGGCGGCCGGCACGTGCTCCACGACGCGCACCACCAGCAGCGGGAACAGCGGCAGCAGCGCGGTCCACCCGAAGGGAGGGTGCCAGGCCATCAGGGTCACCACGCCGTAGGGCACCATCAGCGCCGCGGCGAAGGGCCGGTGCAGCGAGCGCGTCCACAGCAGCGGCAGCAGCGCCGGACCGATGAGCGCCAGCTGCGTGGCGCCGCGAATCTCCGACAGCGCGTGCCCGTCCCACGACAGAGAGGCGTCCGCCAGCACCACCATCGCACCCAGCGTGGCGACGATGCGGAAGGACTCGCCACCCGCGGCGATGCGGCGCACCGCGGGCACGTCCTCCAGGAGGGCCAGGACGCTGAGGAACGTGGCGAGCCCCAAGAGGGCCAGCGGGCCGGACGTGTGCAGCGCGAAGACGGCCTCGATGGAGCCCAGCATCAGGCCCAGCGTCACGGGCAGCGCGCGGGCGGTGAAGAGCGCCGCCAGCGCCGCGCCCATCAGGAACAGGGTCTGGTCGCTGGAGCGGGCCAGGGCCACCGGCAACAGCGGCAGGATGAGCGCGAGGATGCCCGCGGTGGTGGTGCTCGCGCTCTTGCCCTTGCGCGCGGCGACGATGGAGCCCACGAGCGATCCGGTGACGAGCAGCACCAGCGACAGCCCCGGCGACAGCCCCCACACCGCGTAGACGTGCGGCACGTCCGGCAGGAGCGCGAAGCCCACGAGCACGACCGCGAACGGCCGCACACCGGGGAAGCTGCGGGAGGCGACCGCCACCGTCGCGGCGGCGGTGACGAGCACGGGGCCCATGAAGGTCATGCTGACCAGCCCCCACGGCACCGCGAGCCCCGCGTACAGGAGGCCCGGCACGCCGAAGCGCTTGAGCAGGCCGCCGCGCTCGCCCAGGAGCACCAGCACCAGCGAGCCGCCCACCATCGCCGCGACCAGCGCCTGCGTGGAGTGGGCCGCTGCGAGCTTCGGCAGGATGGCGCCCGCGAGGAGGGCGCCGTAGGCCAGGTAGTTCTCGTCGCGCAGCCGGTACGCGGCCAGCAGGACGCCCGCGGCCCCCAGGGTCATGCCCACGACGGGCGCGGCGACGGAAGACGTGCCGAGCGCGAGGGCGAACCCGCACGTCGCGATGACGCCGGACACGGCGGAGATGAAGCGCCGCGTGCGCTCGTCCGTGAGCCGCCACGTGAGGCCCGCCAGGCCCAGGGCGATGACGCCGGACACGACGGCCGCGGGGTCCACGCCGTAGACGCGGAAGGCGCTGAAGGGCAGCAGGCCGAAGAGCACCGAGCCCACGGCGGACAGCGGGAAGCGCTTGAACAGCAGGCCCGCGCCCAGGGACATCACGGCCAGGGCGAGCGTGGCGAAGAAGGAGGGCCGCGAGTCGGGCCCCAGGTGGGAGTAGATGACGAACGCGGGCGCGGCCCAGGTGGTGCAGCGCAGCAGCACGTCCGCGAGCCCCAGGGAGCGAGCGTCACCGGTGCGCTCGCCGCGCTTCTGGGCGAAGAACGCGAGCACCAGGCCCGCGAGCACGAACGGGACGGCCGTCAGCGCGCCGTACTGGATGGGCAGCGGCGCGGAGGGCGGGTAGCCCATGCGCGTCTTGATGGCATTGATGAGGAGCGTGAGCGCGTGCGGGATCAACTGCGCGCTGGACGCATAGCTGAAGTAGGCGCCGGCGTACGCCGGGTAGAGCCACGGCAAGCGGTTCAGGGGGCCGCGCGACAGCGACACGAGCGTGCCGGTGAAGATGGCGGCGGTGAAGAAGAAGGCGGGCCTGGTGCCGACGATGGCGCCAGCGAGGCAGGCCACCTGGAGCGCGATGGTGGCGACCGCGAGCGGATCCGCGGCGCGCTTCTCATCCAGCGTGCGGAAGCGCAGGCAGGTGGCGAGCAGGAACGCCGCGAAGGGCGCGTAGGTGCCAGGAGGAACGGAGGTCCCGGCGGCGCCCAGGGCCAGGTGCAACCGGATGGCGAACATCGCGGTGAGGAACAGGGGCGCGGCGAGCGCGAAGGTGAGCGCCCCCCCCTTTCGAGGGGTCTCGGTGGCCTTGCTCGACAGCAGGAAGAAGAGGATGCACGGCAGGGTGTTGAGCCACACCGCCGGGACGCCCACG
This DNA window, taken from Corallococcus coralloides DSM 2259, encodes the following:
- the bla gene encoding subclass B1 metallo-beta-lactamase is translated as MNPLRCGPLLFLLTACASTPSVPPPLSQQEEFVLAKDVRVRRMAPGVWMHVTEAGGDWAGVTANGLLVEDGDASILVDTGWTPEHAQALLTWARDTLHHPVRAAVVTHFHLDRTGGIPTLDAQGIPVHAREDTALRAGKQGNPVPTKRLADAQDFGPLSVFFPGAGHSPDNLVVMHPASGILYGGCFIKDAHAKHLGNLEDADVAAWPGSIQREREHFPNARIIIPGHEQPGGPELLDYTEALLKKASKG
- a CDS encoding CHAP domain-containing protein; its protein translation is MRPRSPPEDLLLLRRSSLVTLMSLGCLVGCAHVPDAAPRMAVELPVAPVARPSVDAPSVASVGAAGALGVKAEAPPPLAFVMPEGSAGLAALLEADPHPAPEEAGVIAAALEAAALFTGPTQGPGGFWDELLPPPSKLARGIVARAAQLVGARRLDRSVPNDCSGLVRLAYLQAGIDLVAHGFLAGENAVTGIFRRAQAAGAVHRLNPRPGDLAFFKETYDRNRDGKRNDGMTHIAVVESVAPDGTVTFIHRGGKGVARSRMNLARPTVHKLNSGALLNDFIRPASKGMRAYLAGELFVAFASPGGL